The Phycisphaerae bacterium region CCGGGTCGTTCGACGCATTCGGAATCATCAACCAGGAAAGCGGAATGGCGGAAGACGGACGCTTTGGCTATGAGTTGTTTGTGATGCAGATCACCCCGGAGCCGGCGTCGGCGCTCCTGCTGATTACGGGCGTCTTGGGATGGGTTGGAGCAAGGCGAAGGAACAAGTAGGTATGGCAACACCGAGACGGGCCGCCTTCACGCTGCTGGAGCTTCTGGTGTCCGTGGCGGTGATGGCGGCCCTGTCGGCTTTGACATGCATGGCGGTCGGCAGCGCGCGGGAGCGGGCGCGGGCGATCAAGGTACACGCTGAGCTGTACGGGCTTGGCGTGGCGCTGGAGGCCTACGGGATAGACTGCGGCGGCTGCTTTCCGCCGGTGCGGGTCAACTGCAACAGCGATATGCAGGACCACTGGTGCCAGCTTCCGATGGAACTGGCGGACGGCCGATACATACCGCCGGGCCCTGGAGGCGGGCTGAGCGCGACGCTGGTGGACGAGTTCAATCCGGGCCATACGTACAAGTACGCCGCGCCCGGTCCGATGCTGCTGAACGGGACGCCAGCGGGGAATTACCAGGTGTGGATTCCCGATGACGTTCCACTCTGCGAGTCGGCGCAGGGACGCTACTACTACAACCCGCAGACGACCCCGGTGCGCTGGATGGTCTGGAGCACCGGCCCACATCCGAAGAGCGAGAAGAGCTGCCACGAACGCGCGCCGATGGCGGCTGCCTCGTGGTACCGAGGGGCGGGCGACGAGGGCGTGCTCGTCCGCTTCCGCGACGCCCAGACGTGTCAGTTCAAGAGCCCGTAGAGACAAGATGATGGTGTCATTGAAACGCTTGTTGCTGGTGTTGGCGATCCCGACTCTGCTGGTGGACGGATGCGGGAAGGGCCGCGCGGAATC contains the following coding sequences:
- a CDS encoding type II secretion system protein, with protein sequence MATPRRAAFTLLELLVSVAVMAALSALTCMAVGSARERARAIKVHAELYGLGVALEAYGIDCGGCFPPVRVNCNSDMQDHWCQLPMELADGRYIPPGPGGGLSATLVDEFNPGHTYKYAAPGPMLLNGTPAGNYQVWIPDDVPLCESAQGRYYYNPQTTPVRWMVWSTGPHPKSEKSCHERAPMAAASWYRGAGDEGVLVRFRDAQTCQFKSP